The following are encoded in a window of Urocitellus parryii isolate mUroPar1 chromosome 7, mUroPar1.hap1, whole genome shotgun sequence genomic DNA:
- the Gem gene encoding GTP-binding protein GEM, which produces MTLNNVTMRQGTVGMQPQQQRWSIPADGRHLMVQKEPHPYNHRNHHSANPEDHCRRSWSSDSTDSVISSESGNTYYRVVLIGEQGVGKSTLANIFAGVHDSLDSDCEVLGEDTYERTLIVDGESATIILLDMWENKGENEWLQDHCMQVGDAYLIVYSITDRASFEKASELRIQLRRARQTEDIPIILVGNKSDLVRCREVSVSEGRACAVVFDCKFIETSAAVQHNVKELFEGIVRQVRLRRDSKEKNERRLAYQKRRESIPRKARRFWGKIVAKNNKNMAFKLKSKSCHDLSVL; this is translated from the exons ATGACTCTGAATAATGTCACCATGCGCCAGGGCACTGTGGGCATGCAGCCACAGCAGCAGCGCTGGAGCATCCCAGCCGATGGCAGGCATCTGATGGTCCAGAAAGAGCCCCACCCATACAACCATCGCAACCACCACTCTGCCAACCCTGAGGACCACTGCCGGCGGAGCTGGTCCTCTGACTCTACCGACTCTGTCATCTCCTCGGAGTCAGGGAACACCTACTACCGCGTGGTGCTCATAGGGGAGCAGGGGGTAGGCAAGTCCACCCTGGCCAACATCTTTGCAGGCGTGCACGACAGCCTGGACAGCGACTGCGAGGTGCTGGGAG aagATACATATGAGCGCACCCTGATTGTTGATGGGGAAAGTGCCACAATTATACTGCTGGACATGTGGGAAAATAAG ggGGAGAATGAATGGCTCCAAGACCACTGCATGCAAGTCGGGGATGCCTACCTGATTGTCTACTCCATCACAGATCGAGCGAGCTTTGAGAAGGCATCTGAGTTGAGAATACAGCTCCGCAGGGCCCGGCAGACAGAGGACATTCCTATCATTTTAGTTGGCAACAAAAGTGACCTAGTTCGGTGCCGGGAGGTGTCTGTATCAG AAGGGAGAGCATGTGCTGTGGTGTTCGACTGCAAGTTCATTGAGACCTCAGCGGCTGTCCAGCACAACGTGAAGGAGCTGTTCGAGGGCATCGTGCGGCAGGTCCGCCTACGTCGGGACAGCAAGGAGAAAAATGAGCGGCGGCTGGCTTACCAGAAACGGAGAGAGAGCATCCCCAGGAAAGCTCGGCGCTTCTGGGGCAAGATCGTGGCCAAAAACAACAAGAACATGGCCTTCAAGCTCAAGTCCAAATCTTGCCACGACCTCTCTGTGCTCTAG